In Acidobacteriota bacterium, a single genomic region encodes these proteins:
- a CDS encoding OmpH family outer membrane protein → MNLKTLGFRAAAVTALVIAGVVMAGPAAAQSKIAVVEVERLLQESARGQVAVQELTQLRDEKQAELTSRQEQLAALQKQYNDGRLTLAEDRLAELEKQLEDMTIDLRRAQDDANREMQKVQGERFGEIEQAVLPIISQVGREFGYTAIFNKFQGGLLFAADAADITNLIIERYNAAYPATPTE, encoded by the coding sequence ATGAACCTGAAAACCCTCGGATTCCGCGCGGCCGCGGTGACCGCCTTGGTCATCGCCGGCGTCGTCATGGCCGGGCCGGCCGCGGCCCAGAGCAAGATCGCCGTGGTCGAGGTCGAGCGCCTCCTGCAGGAATCGGCGCGCGGCCAGGTCGCGGTTCAGGAACTGACGCAACTCCGGGACGAGAAGCAGGCGGAGCTCACGAGCAGGCAGGAGCAGTTGGCGGCGCTCCAGAAGCAGTACAACGATGGCCGGCTGACGCTGGCCGAGGACCGTCTGGCAGAACTCGAGAAGCAGCTCGAGGACATGACGATCGACCTGCGCCGCGCCCAGGACGACGCGAACCGCGAGATGCAGAAGGTGCAGGGCGAGAGGTTCGGCGAGATCGAGCAGGCGGTGCTGCCGATCATCTCCCAGGTCGGACGGGAGTTCGGCTACACCGCGATCTTCAACAAGTTCCAGGGGGGGCTGCTGTTCGCGGCCGACGCTGCGGACATCACGAATCTGATCATCGAGCGCTACAACGCCGCCTACCCGGCGACTCCCACGGAGTAG
- the fabZ gene encoding 3-hydroxyacyl-ACP dehydratase FabZ, with protein MSKEREETDGAAVRAPLGPFDSRWIASVLPHRYPILLVDRVLELVPGERVVAIKNVTRNEPFFDGHFPGNPIMPGVLVIEAMAQTAGLLLLHEIEDRERRVLFFSGIERARFRRPVVPGDQLRMEVESLRLRTVHSRFRGRATVDGELAVEAVCTSTMVAP; from the coding sequence GTGAGCAAGGAACGGGAGGAAACCGACGGCGCCGCCGTGAGGGCGCCGCTCGGACCGTTCGACTCGCGCTGGATCGCGAGCGTACTGCCGCACCGCTATCCGATCCTCCTGGTTGACCGGGTACTGGAGCTGGTGCCGGGGGAGCGGGTGGTGGCGATCAAGAACGTGACCCGCAACGAGCCGTTCTTCGATGGCCACTTCCCGGGGAATCCGATCATGCCCGGAGTCTTGGTGATCGAGGCGATGGCGCAGACGGCGGGTCTGCTGCTTTTGCACGAGATCGAGGACCGGGAGCGCCGGGTGCTCTTCTTTTCCGGCATCGAGAGGGCCCGCTTCCGCCGTCCTGTCGTTCCCGGCGATCAACTGCGGATGGAGGTGGAGTCGCTGCGCCTGCGCACCGTCCACTCCCGCTTCCGGGGCCGGGCCACGGTCGACGGGGAGCTGGCGGTGGAGGCCGTCTGCACCTCCACGATGGTGGCGCCCTGA
- the lpxA gene encoding acyl-ACP--UDP-N-acetylglucosamine O-acyltransferase, translating into MTSRIHETAVVDRSADLCDGVVVGAYAVIGAGVRIGDDTEISAHATVLGDTVLGRANRVFPYAAIGFDPQDLKYEGESSRLVIGDRNQFREFSTVNRGTAFGGGVTRIGDDNLFMTQTHVGHDSQVGSRTVFTNGGTLAGHVEVEDDATIGAFSAVHQFCRVGRHAYIGGYSVITMDALPFCITVGIKPACMGVNRIGLERKGKSPEDIRSIERAVRVLTRSRRNTTQALEELDAEHAGHADVDALVAFIRSSDRGFIRSARRGSRGARS; encoded by the coding sequence ATGACGTCGAGGATCCATGAAACGGCGGTCGTCGATCGGTCTGCCGACCTGTGCGATGGCGTGGTCGTCGGCGCCTATGCGGTGATCGGGGCCGGCGTTCGGATCGGCGACGACACGGAGATCAGCGCCCACGCTACGGTCCTCGGCGACACGGTTCTGGGACGGGCCAACCGGGTTTTCCCCTATGCCGCGATCGGATTCGACCCGCAGGACCTCAAGTACGAGGGCGAGTCGAGCCGGCTCGTGATCGGCGACCGCAACCAGTTCCGCGAGTTCTCGACGGTCAACCGGGGCACCGCGTTCGGCGGCGGTGTCACCCGCATCGGCGACGACAACCTGTTCATGACGCAGACCCACGTCGGCCACGACAGTCAGGTCGGCAGCCGGACGGTGTTCACGAACGGCGGCACCCTGGCCGGTCACGTGGAGGTCGAGGACGACGCCACGATCGGCGCCTTCTCGGCCGTCCACCAGTTCTGTCGCGTCGGCCGGCATGCCTACATCGGCGGCTACTCCGTGATCACGATGGACGCGCTGCCGTTCTGCATCACCGTGGGGATCAAGCCGGCGTGCATGGGAGTCAACCGCATCGGACTCGAGCGCAAGGGCAAGTCGCCGGAGGACATCCGCTCCATCGAGAGGGCCGTGCGGGTGCTCACCCGTTCGCGGAGGAACACGACCCAGGCGCTCGAGGAACTCGACGCCGAGCATGCCGGCCACGCCGATGTCGATGCCCTGGTCGCGTTCATCAGGAGTTCCGACCGGGGCTTCATCCGCTCGGCGCGGCGCGGTTCCCGCGGCGCCCGCTCGTGA
- a CDS encoding ATP-dependent Clp protease ATP-binding subunit, with translation MFEKYNEKSRRALFFARYEASKLGSRVIESEHILLGILREGEESIIELLQRLQVKPEDLRREIEGERVFVERISSTAELPLSEESKKILAFASHEAESMVHAAVGSEHLLIGVLRVDNCLAQRVLVRHGLEVATVREHVADIARERASRRGKQELPFLAEFGRDLTALAQQDHFDPLIGRQQEVGRIVQILARRTKNNPILLGEPGVGKTAIVEGLAQRVSHGRVPKFLARKRIIALDLSLIVAGTKYRGQFEERLKGILKELEEGEDVLVFIDEIHALVGAGSAEGSLDAANILKPALSRGDIACIGATTQREYRRHIEKDRSLLRRFQAVQIKPPSADETYDILVGLKERYQGFHKVAYDDTALRAAIAGSNRYITDRHQPDKSIDVIDEAGARVKLRRVRDTRQARRIELEIREVVAEMKAAISDKDFDRAVRFREREIELREDLESIEQLHEQDVGDQVVTAQDVEEVIASWTGVPVAAVRGDEAKRLMTMEDVLRRRIVGQDRAIRSISRAIRRSRLGVSDPRRPVGSFVFLGPSGVGKTEVARRLAEFLFGSQTALMRFDMSEYMEKYSASKLIGSPPGYVGYEEGGQLTERVRRQPYSLILFDEIEKAHPDIMNLLLQILEEGSLTDAYGNHVDFRHALVLLTSNLGSKLVLKGGRMGFGGPSGDDFGRIREEIEAELRRSFSPEFINRIDETIVFNPLGREELRAITCLLLSDVNETLADRGLAVEVTGEAREWLLEQAGIDPSTGARPLRRTIQRYVQDAVSDLLIQRTGDAVERIRVDLAREELVLEVVQGGAALTVEEEPALAES, from the coding sequence GTGTTCGAGAAGTACAACGAGAAGTCGCGGCGAGCCCTCTTCTTCGCTCGCTACGAGGCGAGCAAGCTGGGTAGCCGGGTCATCGAGTCGGAACACATCCTGCTCGGCATCCTGCGCGAGGGGGAGGAGTCGATCATCGAGCTCCTCCAGCGCCTCCAGGTCAAGCCGGAGGATCTTCGCCGCGAGATAGAGGGCGAGCGGGTGTTCGTCGAGCGCATCTCGTCGACCGCCGAACTGCCGCTGTCGGAGGAGTCGAAGAAGATCCTCGCCTTCGCCTCGCACGAGGCGGAAAGCATGGTCCACGCCGCGGTCGGCTCCGAGCATCTGTTGATCGGCGTGCTGCGGGTCGACAACTGCCTCGCCCAGCGCGTCCTCGTGCGGCACGGGCTCGAGGTCGCGACGGTGCGCGAACACGTCGCGGACATCGCCCGCGAGCGCGCCAGCCGGCGCGGCAAGCAGGAGTTGCCCTTTCTGGCGGAGTTCGGCCGCGACCTGACCGCACTCGCGCAGCAGGACCACTTCGACCCCCTGATCGGCCGCCAGCAGGAAGTCGGCCGCATCGTCCAGATCCTCGCGCGACGGACGAAGAACAACCCCATCCTGCTCGGGGAGCCGGGGGTGGGCAAGACGGCCATCGTCGAAGGACTGGCGCAACGGGTGTCCCACGGCCGCGTGCCGAAGTTCCTTGCGCGCAAGCGCATCATCGCGCTCGACCTGTCCCTGATCGTCGCCGGCACGAAGTACAGGGGACAGTTTGAGGAGCGTCTGAAGGGCATCCTCAAGGAGCTCGAGGAAGGCGAGGACGTGCTTGTCTTCATCGACGAGATCCACGCGCTGGTCGGGGCCGGATCCGCCGAGGGTTCACTCGATGCCGCGAACATCCTGAAGCCGGCCCTGTCGCGGGGCGACATCGCCTGCATCGGCGCCACGACCCAGCGCGAGTACCGTCGGCACATCGAGAAGGACCGCTCTCTGCTGCGGCGATTCCAGGCGGTGCAGATCAAGCCGCCTTCCGCAGACGAGACCTACGACATCCTGGTCGGCCTGAAGGAGCGCTACCAGGGCTTCCACAAGGTCGCCTACGACGACACCGCGCTGCGCGCCGCGATCGCCGGGTCCAACCGCTACATCACCGACCGTCATCAGCCCGACAAGTCGATCGACGTGATCGACGAGGCCGGCGCCCGGGTCAAGCTGCGCCGGGTACGGGATACGCGACAGGCGCGGCGGATCGAACTGGAGATCCGGGAAGTCGTGGCCGAAATGAAGGCGGCGATCTCGGACAAGGACTTTGACCGCGCCGTCCGCTTCCGCGAGCGCGAGATCGAGCTCCGGGAAGATCTCGAGAGCATCGAGCAGTTGCATGAGCAGGACGTTGGGGATCAGGTTGTGACCGCTCAGGACGTGGAGGAGGTGATTGCCTCCTGGACAGGGGTTCCGGTGGCTGCCGTGCGGGGCGACGAGGCGAAGCGGCTGATGACGATGGAGGACGTTCTGCGGCGCCGGATCGTGGGGCAGGATCGCGCGATCCGGTCGATCAGCCGCGCCATCCGCCGGTCGCGGCTCGGCGTATCCGATCCCCGTCGGCCGGTCGGCTCGTTCGTCTTCCTGGGGCCGAGCGGGGTCGGCAAGACGGAGGTGGCCCGGCGTCTCGCCGAGTTCCTGTTCGGCAGTCAGACCGCTCTCATGCGCTTCGACATGAGCGAGTACATGGAGAAGTACTCCGCATCCAAGCTGATCGGCTCGCCGCCGGGCTACGTCGGCTACGAGGAGGGCGGCCAGTTGACGGAGCGGGTTCGGCGCCAGCCGTACTCGCTGATCCTGTTCGACGAGATCGAGAAGGCGCATCCGGACATCATGAACCTGCTGCTTCAGATCCTGGAGGAGGGCAGCCTGACCGACGCCTACGGCAACCACGTCGACTTCCGTCATGCCCTGGTGCTGCTGACTTCCAATCTGGGCAGTAAGCTGGTGCTCAAGGGTGGGCGCATGGGCTTCGGCGGCCCTTCCGGAGATGACTTCGGCCGCATCAGGGAAGAGATCGAAGCGGAGCTCCGCCGGAGCTTCAGCCCCGAGTTCATCAACCGCATCGACGAGACGATCGTGTTCAATCCGCTGGGTCGGGAGGAGCTGCGAGCCATTACCTGCCTCCTGCTCTCCGACGTGAACGAGACCCTTGCCGACCGGGGGCTGGCCGTGGAAGTCACCGGTGAGGCGCGGGAATGGCTGCTGGAGCAGGCGGGCATCGATCCGTCGACCGGCGCCCGTCCATTGCGTCGCACGATCCAGCGCTACGTCCAGGATGCGGTGTCCGATCTGCTGATCCAGCGCACCGGTGATGCAGTGGAGCGCATTCGCGTGGATCTGGCCCGGGAGGAACTGGTCCTGGAGGTCGTTCAAGGCGGCGCCGCCCTGACCGTTGAGGAGGAACCTGCTCTTGCGGAATCCTGA
- the bamA gene encoding outer membrane protein assembly factor BamA, whose protein sequence is MRNPDRKNLRRLARPGALVAVFLLAVPAAGQLLVGRPIVSVEYAGVETLSEDSLSYYLDIEAGKPWDPGRVNERIKDLWERKLIDDISVAAEAQDEGVLVRVTVTERPLLVSLEYDGLKKVKRSDIGDMTDRERISVFEGLPLDLGELARLEGAIKKLYEERGFRFAGIHVEIQDAGLGEKRVLITVDEGGRVKIGQVDFEGNEVFSAGRLRRQMEKTKKSNLLTRIRKRDVFNSATVQEDLDKVKDLYRRFGYKDVEVGEPELDVIERKPNAGRIEERKRQLALVIPLEEGPRWKLGEVDVEGAEILPEELLVRMFKDPKGGWLRSDVIDEGVEQVQELYRNSGYIFADVKMEIVERDDLVADILVTVEENDQFRIGRLEFTGNDRTRDRVLRRQMLLKEGDVFNTGMLRTSLLRLSQLEYYVVDENEQVDVDYDMDDQQVDITVKGSETGQTEVQFGGGYSELDGFFVQSALRTRNFLGRGETVGVSIQTGRYRDIFDVSYYMPWVKDRPQNFGVQLFNRDTDFDLLVDQRYRSKEAGGVITFGRNFRRWEMIQMSYSNMDIESYQSQTFYFFDNPEVQDDPTSDTFEQAFQFNRRSVTATYQYDSHNSRLEPTQGKRLIASLEYAGGPLGGESFFIRPSLNAAITVPLTRRGLRTVGRANIQLGYIQPFGQDDTGNVRQLFFLDRYLLGGENSLRGFAFRSIWVRDPETGRTLLDRNGFPQGGNKSVVINLEHHTLVNGPFRVVTFFDAGNVYGDDQDVDFNHMRMSAGIELRVNVPILGAPLRFIYATNLNPLDNLGGVDRERFDSFDFSIGTSF, encoded by the coding sequence TTGCGGAATCCTGATCGAAAGAACCTTCGACGGCTGGCACGGCCGGGCGCGCTCGTCGCCGTCTTCCTGCTCGCCGTACCGGCCGCCGGCCAGTTGCTGGTCGGCCGGCCGATCGTGTCGGTCGAGTACGCCGGCGTCGAGACGCTGAGCGAAGACAGCCTGAGCTACTACCTGGATATCGAGGCCGGAAAGCCCTGGGATCCCGGACGCGTGAACGAGCGGATCAAGGATCTCTGGGAGCGCAAGCTGATCGATGACATCTCGGTCGCGGCCGAGGCGCAGGACGAAGGCGTGCTGGTCCGGGTGACGGTCACGGAGAGGCCGCTCCTGGTCTCGCTCGAGTACGACGGTCTGAAGAAGGTGAAACGGAGCGACATCGGCGACATGACGGACCGGGAGCGGATCTCGGTCTTCGAGGGCCTGCCGCTGGACCTGGGCGAGCTGGCCCGTCTCGAAGGGGCCATCAAGAAGCTTTACGAGGAGCGAGGCTTCCGGTTCGCGGGTATCCACGTCGAGATCCAGGACGCGGGTCTGGGCGAGAAGCGGGTGCTGATCACCGTGGACGAGGGCGGGAGAGTCAAGATCGGCCAGGTCGACTTCGAGGGCAACGAAGTGTTCTCCGCCGGCCGCCTCCGACGCCAGATGGAGAAGACGAAGAAGTCGAACCTCCTGACCAGAATCCGCAAGCGCGACGTGTTCAACTCGGCTACGGTTCAGGAGGATCTCGACAAGGTCAAGGACCTCTACCGCCGCTTCGGCTACAAGGATGTCGAGGTCGGCGAGCCCGAACTCGACGTCATCGAGCGCAAGCCGAACGCCGGGCGCATCGAGGAGCGAAAGCGCCAGCTTGCTCTCGTGATTCCGCTCGAGGAAGGACCGCGCTGGAAGCTGGGCGAAGTCGATGTGGAGGGCGCGGAGATTCTGCCCGAGGAACTGCTGGTGCGGATGTTCAAGGATCCGAAGGGCGGCTGGCTGCGCTCGGACGTGATCGACGAGGGCGTGGAGCAGGTCCAGGAGCTCTACCGGAACAGCGGTTACATCTTCGCGGACGTGAAGATGGAAATCGTCGAACGGGACGATCTGGTGGCCGACATTCTCGTGACGGTCGAGGAGAACGACCAGTTTCGGATCGGACGGCTGGAGTTCACGGGCAACGACCGGACGCGTGACCGGGTCCTGCGGCGGCAGATGCTGCTGAAGGAAGGCGACGTCTTCAACACGGGCATGCTGCGCACCAGCCTGTTGCGCCTGAGTCAGCTCGAGTACTACGTGGTCGACGAGAACGAACAGGTCGACGTCGACTACGACATGGACGACCAGCAGGTCGACATCACGGTCAAGGGCAGCGAGACGGGTCAGACGGAAGTCCAGTTCGGCGGCGGCTACAGCGAACTCGACGGCTTCTTCGTCCAGTCGGCTTTGCGCACCCGCAACTTCCTGGGCCGCGGCGAGACCGTCGGCGTGTCGATCCAGACCGGCCGTTACCGCGACATCTTCGACGTCTCGTACTACATGCCCTGGGTCAAGGACCGGCCGCAGAACTTCGGCGTTCAACTCTTCAACCGGGATACGGACTTCGACCTCCTCGTCGACCAGCGTTACCGGAGCAAGGAGGCGGGCGGCGTCATCACGTTCGGCCGGAACTTCCGCCGCTGGGAGATGATCCAGATGTCCTACAGCAACATGGACATCGAGAGCTACCAGTCGCAGACGTTCTACTTCTTCGACAACCCGGAAGTGCAGGACGACCCGACGAGCGACACGTTCGAGCAGGCGTTCCAGTTCAACCGCCGCTCGGTCACGGCCACCTACCAGTACGACAGCCACAACAGCCGTCTGGAGCCGACTCAGGGAAAGCGCCTGATCGCATCCCTCGAGTACGCCGGCGGCCCCCTGGGCGGCGAGTCCTTCTTCATCCGCCCCTCGCTGAACGCGGCAATCACGGTGCCGCTGACGAGGCGCGGGCTGCGGACGGTGGGGCGGGCGAACATTCAGCTCGGCTACATCCAGCCGTTCGGCCAGGACGACACCGGCAACGTGCGCCAACTGTTCTTTCTGGACCGCTACCTGCTGGGCGGCGAGAACAGCCTCCGCGGCTTCGCGTTCCGTTCCATCTGGGTCCGCGATCCGGAGACCGGCCGCACCCTCCTCGACCGGAACGGCTTCCCCCAGGGCGGCAACAAGAGCGTGGTCATCAACCTTGAGCACCACACCCTGGTCAACGGTCCGTTCCGCGTCGTGACCTTCTTCGACGCCGGGAACGTCTACGGCGACGACCAGGACGTCGATTTCAACCACATGCGCATGTCCGCCGGAATCGAGCTTCGCGTCAACGTGCCCATCCTTGGAGCTCCGCTCCGCTTCATCTACGCTACGAACCTGAATCCGCTGGACAACCTCGGAGGCGTCGACCGGGAGCGGTTCGACAGCTTCGACTTCAGCATCGGAACCAGCTTCTGA
- a CDS encoding PQQ-binding-like beta-propeller repeat protein yields the protein MKSATSPQHRSHTVILAALACAALCAGAAAATDNWPQFRGPGMNPAVSDNPALPDRWSQTENVEWVVEIPGLGWSSPIVWGNRVFLTTAVSEGEFERPQAGLYAARGRSEPPQAQHDWRVYCLDLSTGEVLWERSVKAGIPEFPRHQKQTYASETPTTDGERVYARFGDLGVYAFTMEGEAVWSFDTPYRPTMWDYGSASSPVLHDDLLIILYDNEEESWIAALDKRTGEERWRTGREEVSSWATPFVWANEARTEIVTTGKNRIRSYGLDGELLWEMDGRMSWAAIATPFAAHEMVYVNSGYFQDQRRPVFAIRPGALGDITLEGDATESEFVAWHQPKAGNYNTSPLVYKGVYYSLLDRGFFEAYDARTGEPVYGRKRVAPRGGASFTSSPWAYNGRVFALSEQGDTYVIRAGSEYEVLHTNSLDEMAMASPAVAGDRLLIRTRSKLYSIRNTE from the coding sequence ATGAAGAGTGCGACATCGCCCCAACACCGAAGCCACACCGTCATCCTCGCGGCGCTCGCCTGCGCCGCGCTCTGCGCCGGCGCGGCTGCCGCGACCGACAACTGGCCCCAGTTCCGCGGCCCGGGCATGAACCCGGCCGTCTCCGACAATCCCGCCCTTCCAGATCGCTGGAGCCAGACGGAGAACGTCGAATGGGTCGTCGAGATCCCGGGACTCGGGTGGTCCAGTCCGATCGTCTGGGGCAACCGGGTGTTCCTGACGACCGCCGTTTCCGAAGGCGAGTTCGAGCGCCCTCAGGCTGGTCTCTACGCCGCCCGCGGCCGCAGCGAACCGCCGCAGGCGCAGCACGACTGGCGCGTGTACTGCCTGGACCTCTCGACCGGCGAGGTGCTCTGGGAACGCTCGGTCAAGGCAGGCATACCCGAGTTCCCGCGCCACCAGAAGCAGACGTACGCCTCGGAGACGCCAACCACCGACGGCGAACGCGTCTACGCGCGCTTCGGCGACCTCGGCGTCTACGCCTTCACGATGGAAGGCGAAGCCGTGTGGAGCTTCGACACGCCCTACCGTCCGACCATGTGGGACTACGGCTCCGCCTCCTCGCCCGTGCTGCACGACGACCTGCTGATCATCCTCTACGACAACGAGGAAGAGTCCTGGATCGCCGCTCTCGACAAACGCACGGGCGAAGAGCGCTGGCGCACGGGCCGGGAAGAAGTGTCGAGCTGGGCAACGCCGTTCGTCTGGGCGAACGAAGCCCGCACCGAGATCGTCACGACCGGCAAGAACCGCATTCGCTCGTACGGCCTGGACGGCGAACTGCTGTGGGAGATGGACGGCCGCATGTCCTGGGCGGCCATCGCCACCCCGTTCGCAGCTCACGAGATGGTCTACGTCAACTCCGGCTACTTCCAGGATCAGCGCCGGCCGGTCTTCGCCATCCGTCCGGGGGCGCTGGGCGACATCACCCTGGAAGGGGACGCGACGGAGAGCGAGTTCGTCGCCTGGCACCAGCCCAAGGCCGGCAACTACAACACCTCGCCTCTGGTCTACAAGGGCGTCTACTACAGCCTGCTGGACCGCGGCTTCTTCGAAGCGTACGACGCGCGGACCGGCGAGCCGGTGTACGGCCGGAAGCGCGTGGCGCCGCGGGGCGGCGCCAGCTTCACCTCATCGCCGTGGGCCTACAACGGCCGCGTGTTCGCGCTCAGCGAGCAGGGCGACACGTACGTGATCCGCGCCGGCTCGGAGTACGAGGTGCTCCACACGAACAGCCTCGACGAGATGGCGATGGCGTCGCCGGCGGTCGCCGGCGACCGGCTGCTGATCCGTACCCGGTCGAAGCTCTACAGCATCCGCAACACGGAGTAG
- a CDS encoding ABC transporter ATP-binding protein, translating into MIAVSGVTKAYQDGAVRRQVLRGVDLVVARGETAAIVGPSGSGKSTLLNILGALDTPDAGSVRVDGVDLTASRPSALAGFRNRSLGFVFQFHQLLPDFTALENVMMPGRIAGRPTSSLSALALALLDQVGLAGRAGAFPQQLSGGERQRIAICRALVLEPAVLLADEPTGNLDSRSGEQVLDLLDTLRRRRDTTMLLVTHNPAVANRCRKVLCLDGGRLTALGE; encoded by the coding sequence GTGATCGCGGTTTCCGGGGTCACCAAGGCCTACCAGGACGGCGCGGTCCGGCGGCAGGTCCTGCGCGGCGTGGACCTGGTTGTCGCGCGCGGCGAGACGGCAGCCATCGTTGGCCCGTCCGGCTCGGGCAAGTCGACTCTCCTCAACATCCTGGGCGCGCTCGATACGCCGGACGCGGGTTCGGTTCGAGTCGACGGCGTCGATCTCACCGCGTCCAGGCCGTCGGCCCTGGCTGGCTTTCGCAACCGGTCCCTCGGTTTCGTCTTCCAGTTCCATCAACTGCTTCCGGACTTCACCGCGCTCGAGAACGTGATGATGCCGGGGCGGATCGCGGGCCGCCCGACCTCCTCTCTCAGCGCCCTGGCGCTCGCGCTCCTGGACCAGGTCGGCCTCGCCGGCCGTGCCGGCGCCTTCCCGCAGCAGCTCTCCGGCGGCGAGCGGCAGCGGATCGCGATCTGCCGCGCCCTGGTGCTCGAACCTGCGGTGCTGCTGGCCGACGAGCCGACCGGCAACCTGGATTCCAGGAGCGGCGAACAGGTGCTCGATCTCCTGGACACACTGCGCAGGCGTCGGGATACGACGATGTTGCTGGTGACGCACAATCCGGCAGTGGCGAACCGTTGCCGCAAGGTGCTCTGTCTCGACGGGGGCCGCCTGACGGCCCTGGGCGAATAA
- the lpxD gene encoding UDP-3-O-(3-hydroxymyristoyl)glucosamine N-acyltransferase: MTHRLADLAAMVGADLEGDPDRPIDGIATLLAAGPGDLSFLTNPRYRDQALASKAGALLVSRDLSPETLADLRTDLVLCDDAYRALADLMTALFPVPEVAPGVHETACVDASAQVDPAARVDAFAVVGGGSTLGPGVVIGAHTVVGRGCSLGTGTVLHPHVVVYDGTRIGERVVVHSGVVLGADGFGFAEGAEAASQVKLPQVGVVVIGDDVEIGANSAVDRATFDTTTIGRGTKIDNLVQIGHNAQIGQGCILCGQAGVSGSSRIGDRVLLAGQAGVAGHFRIGDGVQVAAKSAVFQEVEEDQRVAGIPAVPIAAWRRRNALQSRLPAMRSALRALERRVGELESAGRDGRDDSAADGGDET, encoded by the coding sequence GTGACCCACCGCCTCGCCGATCTTGCCGCGATGGTTGGAGCTGACCTCGAGGGCGATCCGGATCGGCCGATCGACGGCATAGCCACCCTGTTGGCCGCGGGCCCTGGAGATCTCTCCTTTCTGACCAACCCCCGGTACCGCGATCAGGCGCTCGCCTCGAAGGCCGGCGCGCTGCTGGTGTCCAGGGATCTCTCTCCCGAAACGCTCGCCGATCTCCGCACCGATCTGGTGCTCTGCGACGACGCCTACCGGGCCCTGGCCGACCTGATGACGGCTCTCTTTCCGGTTCCAGAGGTGGCGCCCGGCGTTCACGAAACGGCCTGTGTCGACGCTTCCGCCCAGGTCGACCCCGCCGCCCGTGTCGACGCTTTCGCCGTGGTCGGCGGGGGCTCGACGCTCGGTCCTGGCGTGGTGATCGGCGCCCACACCGTGGTAGGCCGCGGCTGCAGTCTGGGAACCGGCACCGTGCTCCATCCCCACGTCGTGGTCTACGACGGTACGCGCATCGGCGAGCGGGTGGTCGTGCACTCCGGCGTCGTCCTGGGCGCGGACGGTTTCGGGTTCGCGGAGGGCGCGGAAGCCGCCTCACAGGTCAAGTTGCCTCAGGTCGGCGTCGTCGTGATCGGGGACGACGTGGAGATCGGCGCCAACTCCGCGGTGGATCGGGCCACCTTCGACACCACCACGATCGGTCGCGGAACGAAGATCGACAACCTGGTGCAGATCGGCCACAACGCGCAGATCGGTCAGGGGTGCATCCTCTGCGGTCAGGCCGGCGTGTCCGGCAGCAGCCGCATCGGCGACCGGGTGCTCCTGGCGGGTCAGGCGGGCGTCGCCGGCCATTTCAGGATCGGCGACGGCGTGCAGGTGGCGGCCAAGTCGGCGGTGTTCCAGGAAGTCGAGGAGGACCAGCGTGTCGCGGGCATTCCCGCCGTACCAATCGCGGCCTGGCGCCGGCGTAACGCGCTACAGTCGCGCCTGCCGGCGATGCGCAGCGCGCTCAGGGCGCTCGAGCGACGTGTGGGGGAACTCGAATCGGCGGGTCGCGATGGCCGCGACGATTCGGCGGCGGACGGGGGAGACGAGACGTGA